Below is a genomic region from Ziziphus jujuba cultivar Dongzao chromosome 7, ASM3175591v1.
ACCTGATGAAGGTTCTTCCAGAGTGGGTCACCGTTGGTTTTTCAGCCGCCACCAGTCATTTTGTAGAGCGGCATGTACTTCTATCATGGGAATTTACTTCAACATTGAATACTAAGGAAACACATAAGcatgagaaagaaaaggataagcTAGTACTGGTGGGTCTAACAGTGTCACTAGGTGTTCTAGTGGCAGGGCTAGTTATAGCCTTTGTGTTCTTTTGGAAGCGAAAGCGGAAAAATAGACAAGCAGAGAAGACGGTAAACTTAACATCAATGAATGATGATCTTGAAAGAGGAGCAGGACCGAGAAGGTTTTCTTACACCGATCTAGCTTCAGCAACAAACAACTTCTCGAATGATAGGAAGTTGGGTGAAGGAGGCTTTGGCACTGTCTACAAAGGATACCTGAAAGATCTAGATGCATTAGTGGCTGTGAAGAAATTCTCAAGCGGGTCTAAGCAGGGGAAAAAAGAGTACATAACAGAGGTGAAGGTCATTAGCAGCTTGAGACATCGAAATCTGGTGCAACTCTTAGGTTGGTGCCATGACAAAGGCAATTTCCTCCTCGTCTACGAGTTCATGCCAAATGGCAGTCTTGATTCCCACCTCTTTGGCAAGAGAAGTCCCCTCAATTGGGCTTTGAGATACAAGATATGTCTTGGAATAGCCTCCGCATTGCTGTATCTTCATGAAGAGTGGGAACAATGCGTGGTGCACAGAGATATCAAATCAAGCAATGTGATGCTAGATTCGAGCTTCAATGTCAAACTTGGAGACTTTGGATTAGCACGACTAATGGATCACGAGCTCGGTCCCAAGACAACAGGGTTGGCTGGGACATTAGGCTACTTGGCACCGGAATATATAAGCACGAGAAGGGCAAGTAAAGAGGCAGATGTGTATAGCTTTGGAGTGGTTGCATTAGAGATTGCTAGTGGAAGGAAGTCAGCAAATCTAATGGAAGAGGAGTCAGAAATGGGATTGTTAGAGTGGGTTTGGGATCTTTATGGGAAAGGAAACCTTATTTTGGGTGTGGATGAGAGGCTGCATATGGATTTTGATCAGAGACAAATAGAATGTTTGATGATTGTGGGATTGTGGTGTGCTTACCCTGATCAAAATCTGAGGCCATCAATTAGGCAAGCAATTCAAGTGCTTAATTTTGAAGCAGCACTGCCTGAGCTTCCATCTAGAATGCCTATCCCTTTTTATGATGCACCTACACTACCTGTCAGCTCTCCTCAACCTTTTGCAGCACCAATCCTTTGAAGCGGGTCGTTGATTTGGAAAACCATACtaggattttgtttttgtggagcatacttgtaaattatttacttttattcaAGCAcgctaataataaaattttgtaaagcATAAATGTTGAAGCCCTTATTCGTATAAATTAGAAAGCCATTTTTTCATCAAAAACACAAAGCGTTGCATTCGTTTGGCAAATTTGAAGCTTGCGACGTCTTTTTAGAGTTGATTTTGAATGTcataattaaaatgcaaaatatatatataattcaaaacaattatttaaaaagataatcatttggcatcaaaatttgtTAAACTAATTCGACGTCTTTACtattatttatagaatataattTACAATACATACCTTAGTTCAATGCATGCCTGATCCagtatttctttctcaaatctctgccaagccaaaaaaaattgaacaattaaacatGAAGCAGAGATGAAGACAAGAAGATTCAAAGATGGTAATGCAAACCCAACAAGTAAATCCTTATAATATTCAATCCATCTCCTGACTAATGGTTATGATGGCCATGTTATAAACATTTGTAGTTCGTCTGCTTAACTTGATGGACAAGATATATCAATTTTGCTCCATTCTTAGATAacgttaattaattatatgcatatgatGTTTTTCCTTTACATATGTCGTTCAG
It encodes:
- the LOC132804546 gene encoding L-type lectin-domain containing receptor kinase IX.1-like — its product is MAISLWISQTTPPLIFCILFYLPLAYPIHFKVTRFVPNEPNVLYLGDAKPEVGTVEFNDVDYLCRVGQVISANRVRVWDAATKELSDFTSHLTFTIDTLDRIRYAAGLAFFLAPVGFQIPPNSAGGFLGLFNTTTSDSPWNQIVHVEFDSFSNPEWDPPVGHVGINSNSISSAVYTPWNASFHNSDIADVWIKYHATSQNLSVSWSYQNTTNPKEKTSLSYKIDLMKVLPEWVTVGFSAATSHFVERHVLLSWEFTSTLNTKETHKHEKEKDKLVLVGLTVSLGVLVAGLVIAFVFFWKRKRKNRQAEKTVNLTSMNDDLERGAGPRRFSYTDLASATNNFSNDRKLGEGGFGTVYKGYLKDLDALVAVKKFSSGSKQGKKEYITEVKVISSLRHRNLVQLLGWCHDKGNFLLVYEFMPNGSLDSHLFGKRSPLNWALRYKICLGIASALLYLHEEWEQCVVHRDIKSSNVMLDSSFNVKLGDFGLARLMDHELGPKTTGLAGTLGYLAPEYISTRRASKEADVYSFGVVALEIASGRKSANLMEEESEMGLLEWVWDLYGKGNLILGVDERLHMDFDQRQIECLMIVGLWCAYPDQNLRPSIRQAIQVLNFEAALPELPSRMPIPFYDAPTLPVSSPQPFAAPIL